The following coding sequences lie in one Streptomyces venezuelae genomic window:
- a CDS encoding DNA-directed RNA polymerase subunit alpha produces MLIAQRPSLTEEVVDEFRSRFVIEPLEPGFGYTLGNSLRRTLLSSIPGAAVTSIRIDGVLHEFTTVPGVKEDVTDLILNIKQLVVSSEHDEPVVMYLRKQGPGLVTAADIAPPAGVEVHNPDLVLATLNGKGKLEMELTVERGRGYVSAVQNKQVGQEIGRIPVDSIYSPVLKVTYKVEATRVEQRTDFDKLIVDVETKQAMRPRDAMASAGKTLVELFGLARELNIDAEGIDMGPSPTDAALAADLALPIEELELTVRSYNCLKREGIHSVGELVARSEADLLDIRNFGAKSIDEVKMKLNGMGLALKDSPPGFDPTAAADAFGADDDADAGFVETEQY; encoded by the coding sequence ATGCTGATCGCTCAGCGTCCCTCGTTGACCGAAGAGGTCGTCGACGAATTCCGCTCCCGGTTCGTGATCGAGCCGCTGGAGCCGGGCTTCGGCTACACCCTCGGCAACTCCCTCCGCCGCACCCTGCTCTCGTCGATCCCCGGCGCTGCTGTCACCAGCATCCGCATCGACGGTGTCCTGCACGAGTTCACCACCGTGCCGGGTGTCAAGGAGGACGTCACCGACCTCATCCTCAACATCAAGCAGCTGGTCGTGTCCAGCGAGCACGACGAGCCCGTCGTGATGTACCTGCGCAAGCAGGGCCCGGGCCTCGTGACCGCCGCTGACATCGCCCCGCCGGCCGGTGTCGAGGTGCACAACCCCGACCTGGTCCTCGCCACGCTCAACGGCAAGGGCAAGCTGGAGATGGAGCTGACCGTCGAGCGCGGTCGCGGCTACGTCTCCGCGGTGCAGAACAAGCAGGTCGGCCAGGAGATCGGCCGCATCCCGGTCGACTCGATCTACTCGCCGGTCCTCAAGGTCACGTACAAGGTCGAGGCGACCCGTGTCGAGCAGCGCACCGACTTCGACAAGCTGATCGTCGACGTCGAGACCAAGCAGGCGATGCGTCCGCGTGACGCCATGGCCTCCGCCGGTAAGACGCTGGTCGAGCTCTTCGGTCTCGCCCGTGAGCTCAACATCGACGCCGAGGGCATCGACATGGGCCCGTCCCCCACGGACGCCGCCCTTGCCGCCGACCTGGCGCTGCCGATCGAGGAGCTCGAGCTCACCGTTCGGTCGTACAACTGCCTCAAGCGCGAGGGCATCCACTCCGTGGGTGAGCTCGTGGCCCGCTCCGAGGCGGACCTGCTCGACATCCGCAACTTCGGTGCGAAGTCGATCGACGAGGTCAAGATGAAGCTCAACGGCATGGGTCTCGCGCTGAAGGACTCGCCTCCCGGCTTCGACCCGACCGCTGCCGCTGACGCCTTCGGGGCTGACGACGACGCGGACGCCGGGTTCGTCGAGACCGAGCAGTACTGA
- the rplQ gene encoding 50S ribosomal protein L17 has protein sequence MPKPTKGARLGGSAAHEKLLLANLAKQLFEHGRITTTEAKARRLRPYAERLVTKAKKGDLHNRRQVLSVITDKSIVHTLFTEIGPRYENRPGGYTRITKIGNRRGDNAPMAIIELVEALTVAQEATGEAEAATKRAVKEDTLKKDAPAEDAPVEAAEESKDA, from the coding sequence ATGCCGAAGCCCACCAAGGGTGCCCGTCTGGGCGGCAGCGCCGCGCACGAGAAGCTTCTGCTGGCGAACCTCGCCAAGCAGCTCTTCGAGCACGGCCGGATCACGACGACCGAGGCCAAGGCCCGTCGTCTGCGTCCGTACGCGGAGCGTCTGGTCACCAAGGCGAAGAAGGGTGACCTTCACAACCGCCGCCAGGTGCTGTCCGTCATCACCGACAAGAGCATCGTGCACACGCTCTTCACGGAGATCGGCCCGCGCTACGAGAACCGCCCGGGTGGCTACACCCGTATCACCAAGATCGGTAACCGTCGTGGCGACAACGCGCCCATGGCGATCATCGAGCTGGTGGAGGCCCTGACCGTGGCCCAGGAGGCCACCGGTGAGGCCGAGGCGGCCACGAAGCGTGCCGTCAAGGAAGACACCCTCAAGAAGGACGCGCCCGCCGAGGACGCGCCGGTTGAGGCCGCCGAGGAGTCGAAGGACGCCTGA
- the truA gene encoding tRNA pseudouridine(38-40) synthase TruA, protein MSDEVEPGFVRVRLDLSYDGRDFSGWAKQKQGQRTVQGEIEAALRTVTRSQETYELTVAGRTDSGVHARGQVAHVDLPESVWAEHGDKLLRRLAGRLPHDVRVWKVAEAPAGFNARFAAVWRRYAYRVTDHPGGVDPLLRGHVLWHDWALDLDAMNAAAERLVGEHDFAAYCKKREGATTIRTLQELRWERRTDGILEATVRADAFCHNMVRSLVGAMLFVGDGHRPVEWPEKVLRAGVRDSAVHVVRPHGLTLEEVGYPADDLLAARSKEARNKRTLPGAGCC, encoded by the coding sequence GTGAGCGATGAAGTAGAGCCCGGGTTCGTGCGGGTGCGGTTGGATCTTTCTTATGACGGCAGGGATTTCTCCGGCTGGGCCAAGCAGAAGCAGGGGCAGCGGACCGTCCAGGGGGAGATCGAGGCCGCACTGCGGACGGTGACGCGGTCGCAGGAGACGTACGAGCTGACCGTCGCGGGGCGGACCGACAGTGGCGTGCACGCCCGGGGGCAGGTCGCCCATGTCGACCTGCCGGAGAGCGTGTGGGCCGAGCACGGCGACAAGCTGCTGCGCAGGCTCGCCGGGCGGCTGCCGCACGACGTGCGGGTGTGGAAGGTCGCCGAGGCGCCCGCCGGGTTCAACGCCCGGTTCGCGGCCGTGTGGCGGCGGTACGCGTACCGCGTGACCGACCACCCCGGCGGCGTCGACCCGCTGCTGCGGGGGCACGTGCTGTGGCACGACTGGGCCCTGGACCTCGACGCCATGAACGCCGCGGCCGAGCGGCTCGTCGGTGAGCACGACTTCGCCGCGTACTGCAAGAAGCGCGAGGGTGCCACGACCATTCGTACGCTGCAGGAACTGCGGTGGGAGCGGCGGACGGACGGGATTCTCGAAGCGACTGTGCGGGCCGACGCGTTCTGCCACAACATGGTGCGCTCGCTGGTCGGCGCCATGCTGTTCGTGGGGGACGGGCACCGGCCCGTGGAGTGGCCGGAGAAGGTGCTCCGCGCGGGTGTGCGGGACTCCGCCGTGCACGTCGTGCGGCCGCACGGGCTGACGCTCGAAGAGGTCGGCTACCCCGCCGACGACCTGCTCGCCGCGCGCAGCAAGGAGGCGCGCAACAAGCGGACGCTGCCCGGGGCCGGGTGCTGCTGA
- a CDS encoding glycosyltransferase family 87 protein: MNSGKEGVCGWWEKPAESYVRWVLGVVLVAAVVRVGLASPQGGMDNAIVVRAADAWLHGRSPYADRHFLYLPGAVLAAVPQALLPADVVRFLVPAGVTGGLVGGWACALRVYGVPLRSRFAVYGLLGLALGFAPFGHLVQLGNWTAGSALALPCALLLVCRGRWVAAGLVIGAAVAVKPLLAPVLLLFVFARRWWALAAAVGVPALVSAVAALAMPDPAGFFTRTLPFLLRGEDSFVRLYEASPAAVLARLGVPESGATLLAGGAAAAGVWCAWRRWGRGEEGVATARVVECAVMLMLSAFLVSRPSYDHYLLVVLPLLLAGALTPGAAARSPWFWVALVPQVPGFTWPWLEPGTRRAFKDAVTLCVLAGTVGWACVRTATLESADPPMARESPVPGSRAAF, encoded by the coding sequence ATGAATTCGGGCAAAGAGGGCGTTTGTGGGTGGTGGGAGAAGCCGGCCGAGTCGTACGTCCGGTGGGTGCTCGGGGTGGTGCTCGTCGCCGCGGTCGTCCGGGTCGGCCTCGCCTCTCCGCAGGGCGGAATGGACAACGCCATCGTGGTGCGGGCCGCCGACGCCTGGCTCCACGGGCGCTCGCCCTACGCCGACCGGCACTTCCTCTATCTCCCCGGCGCCGTGCTCGCGGCGGTCCCGCAGGCGCTGCTGCCCGCGGACGTGGTGCGGTTCCTGGTGCCCGCGGGGGTGACCGGCGGGCTCGTCGGGGGGTGGGCGTGTGCGCTGCGGGTGTACGGAGTGCCACTGCGGAGTCGGTTCGCCGTGTACGGGCTGCTCGGGCTCGCCCTCGGCTTCGCGCCCTTCGGGCACCTCGTCCAGCTCGGCAACTGGACGGCGGGCTCCGCGCTCGCGCTGCCGTGCGCGCTGCTCCTCGTGTGCCGCGGGCGGTGGGTCGCGGCCGGGCTCGTCATCGGGGCGGCCGTGGCCGTGAAGCCGCTGCTCGCGCCCGTGCTTCTTCTGTTCGTGTTCGCGCGCAGGTGGTGGGCGCTCGCGGCGGCCGTGGGCGTGCCCGCGCTGGTGTCGGCGGTCGCCGCGCTCGCCATGCCGGACCCGGCCGGGTTCTTCACGCGGACGCTGCCCTTCCTGCTGCGCGGCGAGGACTCCTTCGTACGCCTCTATGAGGCATCGCCCGCCGCGGTGCTCGCGCGGCTCGGGGTGCCGGAGTCGGGCGCCACGCTGCTGGCCGGGGGCGCGGCGGCGGCCGGGGTGTGGTGTGCGTGGCGGCGGTGGGGGAGGGGAGAGGAGGGCGTGGCGACGGCGAGGGTCGTGGAATGCGCCGTGATGCTGATGCTTTCGGCCTTTCTGGTCTCCCGGCCGTCGTACGACCACTATCTGTTGGTCGTCCTGCCGCTGCTGCTCGCCGGGGCCCTGACACCGGGGGCGGCCGCGCGCAGTCCGTGGTTCTGGGTGGCGCTGGTGCCGCAGGTGCCGGGGTTCACCTGGCCGTGGCTGGAGCCCGGGACGCGGCGGGCCTTCAAGGATGCGGTGACGCTGTGCGTGCTGGCGGGCACGGTCGGGTGGGCGTGCGTGCGGACCGCTACGCTGGAGAGTGCGGACCCGCCCATGGCGAGGGAGTCGCCGGTGCCTGGCTCCAGGGCCGCGTTTTGA